Proteins from one Planctomyces sp. SH-PL62 genomic window:
- a CDS encoding metallophosphoesterase family protein: MRRALISDIHGNLEALETVLGDIAGQGVDEIYCLGDVIGYGPNPRECIDLVIENCQVTLLGNHDQGAMFDPDGFNVGAERAIFWTRSQLEGATDRGGNERRWEFLGELPRQHKLPPFLFVHGSPRNPLSEYIFPEDIYNHRKMERLFQLVERYCFQGHTHVPGIFTEGNQFFAPEEIDHEYTLGEGKLLINVGSVGQPRDGDPRACYLILDEGDAGTPPKITYRRVPYDFETTIRKIHAISELEPFLGDRLRQGR, translated from the coding sequence GTGCGTCGTGCGTTAATCAGCGATATTCACGGGAACCTCGAGGCCCTCGAGACCGTGCTCGGCGACATCGCAGGTCAGGGGGTCGACGAGATCTACTGCCTCGGGGATGTGATCGGCTACGGCCCCAACCCCCGCGAGTGCATCGACCTCGTCATCGAGAACTGCCAGGTCACGCTCCTGGGGAACCACGATCAAGGGGCCATGTTCGATCCCGACGGCTTCAACGTCGGCGCCGAGCGGGCCATCTTCTGGACCCGGAGCCAGCTGGAAGGCGCCACCGACCGCGGCGGCAACGAGCGGCGCTGGGAGTTTCTGGGCGAGCTGCCGCGCCAGCACAAACTCCCCCCCTTCCTGTTCGTCCACGGCTCGCCCCGCAATCCGCTGAGCGAGTACATCTTCCCCGAAGACATCTACAACCACCGCAAGATGGAGCGGCTCTTCCAGCTCGTCGAGCGGTACTGCTTCCAGGGCCACACCCACGTTCCGGGGATCTTCACGGAGGGCAACCAGTTCTTCGCCCCCGAGGAGATCGACCACGAGTACACGCTCGGCGAGGGGAAGCTCCTGATCAACGTCGGTTCGGTCGGCCAGCCCCGCGACGGCGACCCCCGGGCCTGCTACCTCATCCTCGACGAAGGCGACGCCGGCACGCCCCCCAAGATCACCTATCGCCGCGTGCCGTACGACTTCGAGACGACGATCCGGAAGATCCACGCGATCTCGGAACTGGAGCCGTTCCTGGGCGACCGACTCCGCCAGGGCCGCTGA
- the yidC gene encoding membrane protein insertase YidC, translating into MSNERRLVLFVMVTFAWVMGSPYLLTKLGLVPPPPKKAVAVKADAAKGQDARGEDAEKKGEPTVPKPDQAPTEPPTIKADAAPSQIELVPASELVLGSIADKSPTGYRFAVQLDQKGAGVDSAVSSRYEADFEGRVNPHLPLQLIGRDRSKPQFSSAWPPSLALTLSPGDAVGRAVPLRPDERVQLAGLDPEAATEDLLDAQVWEVVRDEQGRVVRPLKSEAKDGAPAVEGQEAVFRTKADNGVIVTKTFRLWQNADGFEFDLKFESPDQDRSFAYNLLGPYGIPIEGEWYTATFREIFFGTAGRGGTVALTAHTAYEIAKATDKTFDSTVDPLRFAGVENQYFAILVAPMPAPTSNEDRIDRATTAVVLHRHPQDIQKSDVGVRISSKPIKVGPNTPQSFSFKVFAGPKTEAALIPYGAEELAVYRKGIIPLAPTIARYFITPILSFTYALTEQVAAFFGGTRGNFGIAIILLTLVVKMLLFPLGRKQALMAQRMQALQPHMKEIQEKYKDDKERLTRETFALYKKHGANPVSGCLPALVQLPIFVGLWQALNTSVGLRQSSFLWINDLAAPDMLFRFPFDVIFLGHWFNLLPILVVGLMMIQTKLFSPPPTTPEAEMQQKTMKYMMVVMAVMFYKVPSGLGLYFITSSLWSIGERLLLPKIIHEKPVAEEEETGRNGNGRKGPAAPAAPPKPEGGLAKFWNRVLDEARKDPTYRKIVDERDGKDAKGKDRPASNPDRPDDRRDRGKPRARPGRK; encoded by the coding sequence ATGAGTAATGAGAGACGACTCGTCCTGTTCGTGATGGTGACGTTCGCGTGGGTGATGGGTTCGCCCTATCTCCTCACGAAGCTCGGGTTGGTGCCCCCGCCTCCCAAGAAGGCCGTCGCGGTCAAGGCCGACGCCGCCAAGGGCCAGGACGCCAGGGGCGAGGATGCGGAGAAGAAGGGCGAGCCGACGGTCCCCAAGCCGGACCAGGCCCCAACCGAGCCGCCGACCATCAAGGCCGACGCCGCCCCATCCCAGATCGAGCTCGTCCCGGCCTCCGAGCTGGTGCTGGGCTCGATCGCGGACAAGTCGCCCACCGGATATCGTTTCGCGGTCCAGCTCGACCAGAAGGGCGCCGGGGTCGACTCCGCCGTCTCGTCGCGTTATGAGGCCGACTTCGAAGGCCGGGTCAATCCCCACCTGCCGCTTCAGCTCATCGGCCGCGATCGGTCGAAGCCCCAGTTCTCCTCGGCCTGGCCCCCCTCGCTGGCGCTGACGCTCAGCCCCGGCGACGCCGTCGGCCGCGCCGTCCCGCTGCGCCCCGACGAGCGAGTCCAGCTCGCCGGCCTGGACCCCGAGGCCGCCACCGAGGACCTGCTCGACGCCCAGGTGTGGGAAGTCGTCCGCGACGAACAGGGCCGCGTCGTCCGCCCGCTCAAGAGCGAGGCCAAGGACGGCGCGCCGGCCGTCGAAGGCCAGGAAGCCGTCTTCCGCACGAAGGCCGACAACGGCGTGATCGTGACCAAGACCTTCCGCCTCTGGCAGAACGCCGACGGCTTCGAGTTCGACCTCAAATTCGAGAGCCCCGACCAGGATCGCAGCTTCGCCTACAACCTGCTCGGCCCCTACGGCATCCCGATCGAGGGCGAGTGGTACACGGCCACCTTCCGCGAGATCTTCTTCGGGACCGCCGGCCGCGGCGGGACCGTGGCCCTGACCGCCCACACGGCGTACGAGATCGCCAAGGCGACCGACAAGACGTTCGACTCCACCGTCGACCCCCTCCGGTTCGCCGGCGTCGAGAACCAGTACTTCGCGATCCTCGTCGCCCCCATGCCCGCGCCGACCTCGAACGAGGACCGGATCGACCGCGCCACCACGGCGGTCGTCCTCCACCGCCATCCCCAGGACATCCAGAAGTCCGACGTCGGCGTCCGGATCAGCTCCAAGCCGATCAAGGTGGGGCCGAATACGCCCCAGAGCTTCTCGTTCAAGGTGTTCGCCGGCCCCAAGACCGAGGCCGCCCTCATCCCCTACGGGGCCGAGGAACTGGCGGTCTACCGCAAGGGGATCATCCCCCTGGCCCCGACCATCGCCCGCTACTTCATCACGCCCATCCTGTCGTTCACCTACGCCCTCACCGAGCAGGTGGCGGCGTTCTTCGGCGGGACCCGGGGCAACTTCGGAATCGCGATCATCTTGCTGACCCTGGTCGTCAAGATGCTCCTCTTCCCGCTCGGCCGCAAGCAGGCGCTGATGGCCCAGCGCATGCAGGCGTTGCAGCCGCACATGAAGGAGATCCAGGAGAAGTACAAGGACGACAAGGAGCGGCTCACCCGCGAGACCTTCGCCCTGTACAAGAAGCACGGGGCCAACCCGGTCAGCGGCTGTCTCCCGGCCCTGGTGCAGCTCCCGATCTTCGTGGGCCTCTGGCAGGCCCTGAACACGTCGGTCGGCCTGCGGCAGTCCTCGTTCCTCTGGATCAACGACCTCGCCGCGCCGGACATGCTGTTCCGGTTCCCGTTCGACGTGATCTTCCTCGGCCACTGGTTCAACCTGCTGCCGATCCTGGTCGTCGGCCTGATGATGATCCAGACCAAGCTGTTCTCCCCGCCGCCGACGACTCCTGAGGCGGAGATGCAGCAGAAGACCATGAAGTACATGATGGTCGTGATGGCCGTGATGTTCTACAAGGTCCCCTCCGGCCTGGGCCTCTACTTCATCACGAGCAGCCTGTGGTCGATCGGCGAGCGTCTGCTGCTCCCCAAGATCATCCACGAGAAGCCCGTCGCCGAGGAAGAGGAGACGGGTCGCAACGGCAACGGCCGCAAGGGACCCGCCGCGCCGGCCGCCCCTCCGAAGCCGGAAGGGGGCCTCGCCAAGTTCTGGAACCGGGTGCTCGACGAGGCCCGGAAAGACCCGACCTACCGTAAGATCGTGGACGAACGGGACGGCAAGGACGCGAAGGGGAAGGATCGACCCGCCTCCAACCCCGACCGCCCCGACGACCGTCGCGATCGCGGCAAGCCCCGCGCCCGGCCGGGTCGGAAATGA
- a CDS encoding tRNA modification GTPase gives MSSAFDPEEPIAATASAPGPGLRGIVRVSGPGAWRIALDGFEPDREFPTPTRSVVVSGRYRLPGLRPFLPADVALWPAPRTYTGQELAEIHAPGSPPLLGLLLAHCLAQGARPAQPGEFTLRAFLSGRLDLTRAEAVLGVIDARDDRRLEAALEQLAGGVAGPIEALRDRLLDLLAHLEADLDFVDEADVDPIGRVALADRLAREAEALDALTDRLGRRDRAEGNPRVVLVGPPNAGKSRLFNALLGGDHAIVSPLAGTTRDYLSGPCACDGLVVDLVDTAGIEAAVDAIAAEAQGLRASEAERADVLLACASADAPAVDLPVDDDRALMVWTKADRAGPPLGEEAAWIVTSASTGMGIDALRRALAAAIRGREGDHAATGTSARCRDSLIGAAAAIRDAADVMRAEAGDELIAFELRTALDDLGKVTGAVVADDVLDRIFARFCIGK, from the coding sequence GTGTCATCGGCCTTCGATCCTGAAGAACCGATCGCCGCGACGGCCTCGGCCCCCGGGCCGGGCCTTCGCGGGATCGTCCGGGTCTCCGGCCCCGGCGCCTGGCGGATCGCCCTCGACGGATTCGAGCCGGACCGCGAGTTCCCGACTCCGACCCGGTCCGTGGTCGTCTCGGGCCGATACCGGCTGCCGGGCCTCCGCCCGTTTCTCCCCGCCGACGTCGCCCTCTGGCCTGCGCCGAGGACCTACACGGGACAGGAACTTGCAGAGATCCACGCGCCGGGCTCGCCGCCGCTCCTGGGCCTCCTCCTGGCCCACTGTTTGGCGCAAGGAGCGAGGCCGGCGCAGCCGGGGGAGTTCACTCTCCGGGCGTTCCTCTCGGGACGCCTCGACCTGACGCGGGCGGAAGCCGTGCTCGGCGTCATCGACGCTCGCGACGACCGCCGCCTCGAGGCCGCGCTGGAACAGCTCGCGGGTGGGGTCGCCGGGCCGATCGAAGCCCTGCGCGACCGCTTGCTGGACCTCCTCGCGCACCTGGAGGCCGACCTCGATTTCGTCGACGAGGCCGACGTCGACCCGATCGGCCGCGTCGCGCTCGCGGACCGGCTCGCCCGCGAAGCCGAGGCGCTCGACGCCTTGACCGACCGCCTGGGTCGCCGCGACCGCGCCGAGGGGAACCCCCGCGTGGTCCTCGTCGGCCCCCCCAACGCCGGCAAGAGCCGGCTGTTCAACGCACTACTCGGCGGCGACCACGCGATCGTCTCTCCGCTCGCCGGGACCACCCGCGACTACCTGTCGGGCCCCTGCGCCTGCGACGGCCTGGTCGTCGACCTCGTCGACACGGCGGGGATCGAGGCGGCCGTCGACGCGATCGCCGCCGAGGCCCAGGGGCTCCGGGCCTCAGAGGCCGAACGCGCCGACGTGCTCCTCGCCTGCGCCTCGGCCGATGCGCCGGCCGTCGACCTGCCGGTCGACGACGACCGCGCGCTGATGGTCTGGACGAAGGCCGATCGCGCGGGCCCGCCTTTGGGCGAGGAGGCGGCCTGGATCGTCACGAGCGCCTCGACCGGGATGGGGATCGACGCACTACGTCGGGCCCTCGCCGCCGCGATCCGAGGCCGGGAGGGCGATCACGCCGCGACGGGCACCTCGGCCCGATGCCGCGACAGCCTGATCGGCGCGGCCGCCGCCATCCGCGACGCCGCCGATGTGATGCGAGCCGAAGCGGGCGACGAGTTGATCGCGTTCGAACTCCGCACCGCGCTCGACGATCTGGGCAAGGTCACCGGCGCGGTCGTCGCCGACGACGTCCTCGACCGGATCTTCGCGCGCTTCTGCATCGGCAAGTAG
- a CDS encoding RbsD/FucU family protein yields the protein MLKRIPPILSPELLHLIAQMGHGDELVIADANFPAVTCAQRLVRADGHGVPVILEAILQLFPLDSFVEAPAAVMRRLDKPGDPAPIWADYQRILDSAEGRHIAMEQVERFAFYERAKTTFGVVATGEGALYGNIIIKKGIIPPS from the coding sequence ATGCTCAAGCGTATCCCGCCGATCCTCTCCCCGGAGCTGCTGCACCTGATCGCCCAGATGGGGCATGGCGACGAGTTGGTGATCGCCGACGCCAACTTCCCGGCCGTGACCTGCGCCCAGAGGCTCGTCCGGGCCGACGGCCACGGCGTGCCGGTCATCCTGGAGGCCATCCTCCAGCTCTTCCCGCTCGACAGCTTCGTCGAAGCACCGGCCGCCGTCATGCGGCGTCTCGACAAGCCCGGCGATCCGGCCCCGATCTGGGCCGACTATCAGCGCATCCTCGACAGCGCCGAGGGGCGGCACATCGCGATGGAGCAGGTCGAGCGGTTCGCCTTCTACGAGCGTGCGAAGACCACCTTCGGCGTGGTCGCGACCGGCGAAGGTGCCCTGTACGGCAACATCATCATCAAGAAGGGGATCATCCCGCCGTCTTGA
- a CDS encoding tetratricopeptide repeat protein, giving the protein MRGIEIYDRILDMPGPAAITQLFAAGVVLVVVAALLLSLGRMRWFARGLGILGVLSFMLAMFLIHEQKVVETKGAHVTLTHWRYSPAVRFQVRVALIGLPAAAAFLMMQVLWTTQRRRRSTIPGLIKEGRVRLVRGDLEGAQESFDEVLQIAPYLGEAYYHRATVYRAMGRTDEALADLDHALRCDPQLSGAYLMRGRLLTELGDFQTADKDLDVYMGMRPNDVEGYLHRGLCRASEGRDVEAIADLQRVLKLTNHSDYADPARAALDQLYAKVPDAEETEALSPPDVPVKSVLDALPRYEEPAESEARNREEGGQPVDSTAARDRTPPPA; this is encoded by the coding sequence ATGAGAGGCATCGAGATCTACGACCGCATCCTCGACATGCCCGGCCCTGCGGCGATCACGCAGCTCTTCGCCGCCGGCGTGGTCCTGGTCGTCGTCGCGGCCTTGCTGCTGTCGCTCGGCCGGATGCGATGGTTCGCGCGCGGGCTCGGGATCCTCGGCGTCCTGAGCTTCATGCTGGCCATGTTCCTGATCCATGAGCAGAAGGTCGTGGAGACGAAGGGCGCCCACGTGACCCTCACGCACTGGCGATATTCCCCCGCCGTGCGGTTCCAGGTCCGCGTCGCCCTGATCGGCCTGCCGGCCGCCGCCGCCTTCCTCATGATGCAGGTCCTCTGGACCACCCAACGGCGGCGGCGTTCCACCATCCCCGGCCTGATCAAGGAGGGCCGGGTGCGGCTCGTCCGGGGCGACCTGGAAGGGGCCCAGGAATCCTTCGACGAGGTGCTCCAGATCGCCCCCTATCTGGGAGAGGCCTACTACCACCGCGCGACCGTCTACCGGGCCATGGGCCGCACCGACGAGGCCCTGGCCGACCTCGATCATGCGCTGCGGTGCGACCCGCAGCTCTCCGGCGCCTACCTGATGCGAGGCCGGTTGCTCACCGAGCTCGGCGACTTCCAGACGGCGGACAAGGACCTGGACGTCTACATGGGCATGCGGCCCAACGACGTGGAGGGCTACCTCCATCGCGGCCTCTGCCGGGCCTCCGAGGGACGCGACGTCGAGGCGATCGCGGACCTCCAGCGCGTCCTCAAACTCACCAATCACTCCGACTACGCCGATCCCGCCCGCGCCGCCCTCGATCAGCTCTACGCCAAGGTCCCCGACGCCGAGGAGACCGAGGCGCTTTCCCCGCCCGACGTCCCGGTCAAGTCCGTCCTGGACGCCCTGCCCAGGTATGAGGAACCGGCGGAGAGCGAGGCTCGAAACCGGGAAGAGGGCGGCCAGCCGGTCGATTCCACCGCGGCGCGTGACCGCACGCCTCCCCCCGCCTGA
- the recN gene encoding DNA repair protein RecN — translation MLRELSVQNLATIEDVQIALEDGFCVWSGETGAGKSLLLSALGLVLGGKASADLVRAGKPEARAGAVFEIEHPTLRADLEEILGASLEDGTLIVNRRVSAQGRSAAQVNGMPVTIATLQKLGERLIDVHGQFENRALVDPDRQRSLLDAFGGLEELHQAYAEARGRHDQLRRARQALIDATQARQRERSLLEFERGELATLAPRSGEHDELVQESHILANSEALRTAAVDGHRLLYEADRSAQEVLCRVARSLEPLAKDVPELADAATTLERLADETREVAYTLRDLGQGWDEDPERLEDVEARLAQYRKLSNHFHREPDELAALKAEIEAKLAAIERDETDLKEFDKPLAEAWAALKRAAAALSEGRRKTAKDFGKAIQARLKCLGMDRARLSVEVEFRDLGDDPTAPPPPESGADRVEMIFLANPGEVPQPLRKIASGGELSRVTLAAKAVLAAVDRVPTLVFDEIDTGVGGRLGSALGKTLADLAKHHQVVCVTHLPQMASYAHKQWVIRKQVERGRTRTTIAPLAETERVAELAAMLRGDSAVESTRREAREMLREAREAVGVA, via the coding sequence GTGCTACGCGAACTCTCGGTTCAGAACCTGGCGACGATCGAAGACGTCCAGATCGCGCTGGAGGACGGCTTCTGCGTCTGGAGCGGCGAGACCGGTGCGGGCAAGAGTCTCTTGCTGTCGGCCCTCGGCCTGGTGCTCGGCGGCAAGGCGTCGGCCGACCTGGTGCGGGCGGGGAAGCCCGAGGCCCGCGCCGGCGCCGTCTTCGAGATCGAGCACCCCACCTTGCGGGCCGATCTCGAGGAGATCCTCGGGGCGTCGCTGGAGGATGGAACGCTGATCGTCAACCGTCGCGTCTCCGCCCAGGGGAGGAGCGCCGCGCAGGTCAACGGCATGCCGGTGACGATCGCCACCTTGCAGAAGCTCGGCGAGCGGCTGATCGACGTCCACGGCCAGTTCGAGAACCGCGCGCTCGTCGATCCCGACCGCCAGCGGAGCCTCCTCGACGCCTTCGGCGGCCTGGAAGAGCTGCACCAGGCCTACGCCGAGGCCCGAGGCCGGCACGATCAGCTCCGACGCGCCCGCCAGGCGCTCATCGACGCCACCCAGGCCCGCCAGCGCGAGCGGAGCCTGCTGGAGTTCGAGCGAGGTGAACTCGCCACGCTCGCACCCAGGTCGGGCGAGCACGACGAGCTGGTCCAGGAATCCCACATCCTCGCCAACTCCGAGGCTCTCCGGACCGCCGCCGTCGACGGCCACCGGCTCCTCTACGAGGCCGACCGCTCGGCGCAGGAGGTCCTCTGCCGGGTCGCGCGGTCGCTCGAACCGCTCGCGAAGGACGTCCCCGAGCTGGCCGACGCCGCCACGACCCTCGAACGGCTCGCCGACGAGACCCGCGAGGTCGCCTACACCCTCCGCGACCTGGGGCAAGGCTGGGACGAAGACCCGGAGCGTCTTGAAGACGTCGAGGCTCGGCTCGCCCAATATCGCAAGCTGTCGAACCACTTCCACCGCGAGCCGGACGAACTGGCCGCTCTCAAGGCCGAGATCGAGGCCAAACTCGCCGCCATCGAGCGCGACGAGACCGACCTGAAGGAGTTCGACAAGCCCCTCGCCGAAGCCTGGGCGGCCCTCAAGCGGGCCGCCGCCGCGCTCTCCGAGGGGCGTCGCAAGACCGCCAAGGATTTCGGCAAGGCCATCCAGGCGCGGCTGAAGTGCCTCGGCATGGACCGGGCCCGGCTCTCCGTGGAGGTCGAGTTTCGCGACCTGGGGGACGACCCCACGGCCCCCCCGCCCCCCGAGTCCGGCGCGGACCGCGTCGAGATGATCTTCCTGGCGAACCCCGGCGAGGTCCCCCAGCCCCTCCGCAAGATCGCCTCCGGCGGCGAGCTGTCGCGCGTGACGCTCGCCGCCAAGGCCGTGCTGGCGGCCGTCGACCGCGTGCCGACCCTGGTCTTCGACGAGATCGACACCGGCGTCGGCGGTCGGCTGGGCTCGGCCCTGGGGAAGACGCTCGCCGACCTGGCGAAGCATCATCAGGTGGTCTGTGTCACCCACCTGCCGCAGATGGCCAGCTACGCGCACAAGCAGTGGGTCATCCGCAAGCAGGTCGAACGGGGCCGAACCCGGACCACCATCGCCCCCCTCGCCGAGACCGAGCGCGTCGCCGAACTCGCCGCCATGCTCCGAGGCGACTCCGCCGTCGAGAGCACCCGCCGCGAAGCCCGCGAAATGCTCCGCGAAGCGCGAGAAGCCGTCGGCGTCGCCTGA
- a CDS encoding YbdK family carboxylate-amine ligase, with protein MPVQPFRGSDWPTLGVELEMQIIDRETKDLSPVGDDILGTIPEEFAKSVKPELYQCCVEVNTGICRDVDEVGRDLAAKLAMVSEHAVGFGAEVAWGGAHPFSYWLDQDISVSDRYAQLIEDNQDTIRRQLTFGLHVHVGVADGDTAARACTRVSHYLPTLLALSANSPFWCGRDTGLSSYRLDVMGVAPTGGQPPFLRDWESFVRLAEHLASVGSIKTTKELWWDVRPSDRFGTVEVRICDMPTDLASVQGLTALIQCLIHHMASDKGFKLAELNEFGRLMIRQNRWRAARHGLDAVLVDPETGGNEVARDAVRRMTETLAPTAEHLGCSHWLEHARAMAERPDGATRQREVFAKTGRLTDVVRFLAGEDVLAEEGVDVEVKA; from the coding sequence ATGCCCGTCCAACCGTTTCGGGGGAGCGACTGGCCGACGCTGGGCGTCGAGCTGGAGATGCAGATCATCGACCGGGAGACGAAGGATCTGTCGCCGGTGGGCGACGACATTTTGGGGACGATCCCGGAGGAGTTCGCGAAGTCGGTCAAGCCTGAGCTTTACCAGTGCTGCGTCGAGGTGAACACGGGGATCTGTCGGGACGTGGACGAGGTGGGCCGAGACCTGGCGGCGAAGCTGGCGATGGTGTCGGAGCACGCCGTGGGGTTCGGGGCGGAGGTGGCCTGGGGGGGCGCGCATCCCTTCTCATACTGGCTGGATCAGGATATCTCGGTGAGCGATCGCTACGCGCAGTTGATCGAGGACAACCAGGACACGATCCGACGCCAGTTGACCTTCGGCCTGCACGTCCACGTCGGGGTCGCCGACGGCGACACGGCGGCGCGGGCCTGCACGCGGGTCTCGCACTACCTGCCGACGCTCCTCGCGCTATCGGCCAACAGCCCGTTCTGGTGCGGTCGCGACACCGGCCTGAGCTCGTATCGCCTGGACGTGATGGGGGTGGCCCCGACCGGCGGTCAGCCGCCGTTCCTTCGCGACTGGGAGTCGTTCGTCCGCCTGGCCGAGCACCTGGCCTCTGTCGGCTCGATCAAGACGACCAAGGAGCTCTGGTGGGACGTCCGTCCCAGCGATCGCTTCGGGACCGTCGAGGTCCGCATCTGCGACATGCCGACCGACCTGGCCTCGGTCCAGGGCCTCACGGCCCTGATCCAGTGCCTGATCCACCACATGGCGAGCGACAAGGGGTTCAAGCTGGCCGAGCTGAACGAGTTCGGCCGCCTGATGATCCGCCAGAACCGCTGGCGCGCCGCTCGCCACGGGCTCGATGCGGTCCTTGTCGACCCGGAGACGGGGGGCAACGAGGTCGCCCGCGATGCCGTCCGGCGCATGACCGAGACCCTGGCGCCGACGGCCGAGCACCTCGGTTGCTCGCACTGGTTGGAGCACGCGAGGGCGATGGCCGAACGGCCCGACGGCGCGACCCGTCAGCGCGAGGTGTTCGCGAAGACGGGCCGGCTGACCGACGTCGTCCGGTTCCTCGCCGGCGAGGACGTGCTCGCCGAGGAGGGCGTCGACGTCGAGGTCAAGGCTTGA
- a CDS encoding alpha/beta hydrolase, protein MAFATIQYFSRSLSKASAFNVIFPDDPAIPRPWSTFYLLHGLSDDHTIWARRTSLERYVSGLPLVVVMPDGGRGWYTNAAEGYAYEDDLTKDVLGLVERTFPVKAERAGRAIGGLSMGGYGAVKLGLKHHETFASVNSHSGALAFLRTDPAENKKLSPEFERIFGKEPKGGPEDPFAILEGIDHGRIPALRIDCGTEDFLIQHNRDFHKFLEDRHVPHEYEEFPGNHNWEYWDKHIQEAIAFHARNLKLKP, encoded by the coding sequence ATGGCCTTCGCCACGATCCAGTATTTCAGCCGCTCGCTCTCGAAGGCGTCGGCCTTCAACGTCATCTTCCCGGACGACCCGGCCATCCCCCGACCCTGGTCGACCTTCTACCTCCTCCACGGACTCTCCGACGACCACACCATCTGGGCCCGGCGCACCAGCCTCGAACGGTATGTCAGCGGGCTGCCCCTCGTCGTCGTCATGCCCGACGGCGGGCGAGGCTGGTACACGAACGCCGCCGAGGGCTACGCCTACGAGGACGACCTCACGAAGGACGTCCTCGGCCTCGTCGAACGCACCTTCCCCGTCAAGGCCGAGCGCGCAGGCCGCGCGATCGGCGGGCTCTCGATGGGAGGCTACGGCGCGGTCAAGCTCGGGCTGAAGCACCACGAGACGTTCGCCAGCGTGAACTCCCACTCCGGCGCCCTGGCCTTCCTGCGGACCGACCCGGCCGAGAACAAGAAGCTCAGCCCGGAGTTCGAACGGATCTTCGGCAAGGAGCCGAAGGGGGGGCCGGAAGACCCGTTCGCGATCCTCGAAGGGATCGACCACGGCCGCATCCCGGCCCTCCGGATCGATTGCGGGACCGAGGACTTCCTCATCCAGCACAACCGCGACTTCCACAAGTTTTTGGAAGACCGCCACGTCCCCCACGAGTACGAGGAATTCCCCGGCAACCACAACTGGGAATACTGGGATAAGCATATCCAGGAAGCGATCGCGTTCCACGCCCGGAACCTGAAGCTCAAGCCTTGA
- the metG gene encoding methionine--tRNA ligase subunit beta, producing the protein MADPITYDDFAKIELRVARVLEARPHPNADKLLLLQVDVGGEPKQIVAGVRQHYTPEQLVGKNIVIVDNLAPAMLRGETSNGMLLAATSGEKVILLTVDDAECVPGARIK; encoded by the coding sequence GTGGCCGACCCCATCACGTACGACGACTTCGCCAAGATCGAACTCCGGGTGGCCAGGGTGCTGGAGGCTCGACCCCATCCCAACGCCGACAAGCTGCTGCTCCTCCAGGTGGACGTGGGCGGCGAGCCGAAGCAGATCGTGGCGGGCGTCCGCCAGCATTACACGCCGGAACAACTCGTCGGCAAGAACATCGTGATCGTCGACAACCTCGCGCCGGCGATGCTCCGCGGCGAGACGTCCAACGGCATGCTCCTGGCTGCGACCTCGGGCGAGAAGGTCATCCTGCTGACCGTCGACGACGCCGAGTGCGTCCCCGGCGCCAGGATCAAGTAA